From a region of the Candidatus Goldiibacteriota bacterium genome:
- a CDS encoding DUF2752 domain-containing protein, with translation MKVTVKIVITAALLCGLYFFPHDIMFNGKSICLYKNLFGFECPGCGLTRAAWLLVHLKFYDAFAMNKLIIIVFPMIIFIYGRWMVKR, from the coding sequence TTGAAAGTAACCGTAAAAATAGTTATTACAGCAGCACTGCTTTGCGGTTTATATTTTTTTCCGCATGATATTATGTTTAACGGAAAAAGCATATGCCTGTATAAAAACCTTTTTGGATTTGAATGCCCGGGCTGCGGCTTAACACGCGCAGCCTGGCTTTTAGTCCACCTTAAATTCTACGATGCCTTTGCCATGAATAAACTTATCATCATCGTATTTCCCATGATTATATTCATCTACGGCAGGTGGATGGTTAAAAGATAG
- a CDS encoding CapA family protein, protein MKIKYIFILPVIFLLNSCAANRQYLMAPKTVYFCAAGDVMLDRGVKANMEIYGYDYPFENIRAFVKAHDVSFCNLETPISTEKKRKKPYAFRCEPEKMEGFKNSGFNTVSIANNHMLDCNYTGVSQTIKNLDELGVMHAGAGYNREHALEPRIITGNGVTIALFAFADFYYETDKDMNSKNTPQPCHPSEKEMRKAVSAAKGLADYIFVSFHWGEEYKNYPGKKQKKLARMLVDSGADLIIGHHPHVLQGIEKYKGVIILYSLGNFVFDQFKDLQTDTMIFSCRLSDGVIKDAYITPAKIEKSRPHFAKGEEAKIIKERLKEYSKGMNVKLTEHGNRMFIE, encoded by the coding sequence ATGAAAATAAAATATATTTTTATTCTTCCGGTAATTTTTTTATTAAATTCCTGCGCGGCAAACAGGCAGTATTTAATGGCGCCAAAAACGGTTTATTTCTGCGCTGCCGGCGACGTGATGCTTGACCGCGGCGTAAAGGCAAATATGGAAATTTACGGGTATGATTATCCGTTTGAAAATATACGGGCGTTTGTCAAAGCGCACGACGTGTCTTTCTGCAACCTTGAAACTCCCATTTCCACGGAGAAAAAAAGAAAAAAACCTTACGCGTTCAGGTGCGAGCCGGAAAAAATGGAAGGGTTTAAAAATTCCGGTTTTAATACGGTGTCTATTGCAAACAACCACATGCTGGACTGTAATTATACAGGCGTTTCGCAGACCATAAAAAATCTTGATGAGCTGGGTGTAATGCACGCGGGCGCCGGCTATAACAGGGAGCACGCGCTTGAACCGCGTATAATAACCGGTAACGGGGTGACAATTGCGCTGTTCGCGTTCGCGGATTTTTATTACGAGACCGATAAAGACATGAACAGTAAAAACACGCCTCAGCCGTGCCATCCGTCAGAAAAAGAGATGCGTAAAGCTGTGTCTGCGGCAAAAGGGCTGGCTGATTATATTTTTGTGTCTTTTCACTGGGGGGAAGAATATAAAAATTATCCCGGTAAAAAACAGAAAAAACTTGCGCGTATGCTTGTGGATTCCGGCGCTGACCTTATAATAGGGCACCACCCGCACGTGCTGCAGGGCATAGAAAAATATAAGGGCGTGATAATACTTTACAGCCTGGGTAATTTTGTATTTGACCAGTTTAAGGACTTACAGACAGACACCATGATATTCAGCTGCAGGTTATCAGACGGGGTTATAAAAGACGCGTATATCACGCCGGCAAAAATAGAAAAAAGCAGGCCGCATTTTGCCAAAGGCGAAGAAGCGAAAATTATAAAGGAAAGGCTGAAAGAGTATTCAAAGGGCATGAATGTGAAATTGACAGAACACGGAAACAGGATGTTTATTGAATAA
- a CDS encoding CoA-binding protein, whose protein sequence is MIGKKDVEGFFGNKKIAVIGASRSGKKYGNMLYTELVKKGFEVFPVNPNASEINGEPAFKNVADIPGGVNAAIAVVPPAEQDKVANDCAKAGVKELWIHEHVMKGISNTKAIAVCETNGIKCITGFCPMMFMPNAGFPHNIHKGIMGLFGALPK, encoded by the coding sequence ATGATAGGCAAAAAAGATGTGGAAGGTTTTTTTGGAAATAAAAAGATAGCTGTGATAGGCGCGTCAAGAAGCGGTAAGAAATACGGTAATATGCTGTATACGGAACTTGTAAAAAAAGGTTTTGAAGTTTTTCCGGTTAACCCCAATGCGTCAGAAATAAACGGAGAGCCGGCGTTTAAAAACGTGGCAGATATACCCGGAGGCGTAAACGCGGCAATAGCGGTGGTGCCGCCCGCGGAGCAGGATAAAGTGGCAAATGACTGCGCAAAAGCCGGCGTGAAAGAACTTTGGATTCATGAACACGTAATGAAAGGCATTTCAAACACAAAGGCAATAGCGGTATGCGAGACCAATGGGATTAAGTGTATCACCGGTTTTTGCCCCATGATGTTCATGCCAAACGCGGGGTTTCCGCACAACATACATAAAGGCATAATGGGATTATTCGGCGCGCTGCCGAAATAA
- a CDS encoding NAD(P)/FAD-dependent oxidoreductase, protein MYDLIVIGSGPAGYTAALLAAKAGMKTLLIEKNLNNLGGTCLNEGCIPLKGLLHHSLHSADYQKIISIVTQKISGLRSGLKARLQACGVEVLEAQVKFISAGEIEAAGNKYQAKNFLISAGSAARRLFKNAKVSSPEIIFSLNPVPKRALIIGGGVIGCEYASFLNNIGVEVTIAEAAPSVLFGMDEEAVRTLVREFKKKKIKIISGAGITVSDDGGKVIIESNGVKIEEQYDIIIEATGRVPYTAGLNLEAAGIETDKKGFIKVNGDMMTNVKGIYAAGDCINTPMLAYTAYKEAETAVDNMATGKSGDLDYARIPKLVFSMPQAGSAGFLESDARKENIDYKVYKYFFKGIGKAVVEESDAGFLKLLTADDRVIGASAVGYEIADMMNEIGLIINAGVSVETIKNTMHIHPSYSEIITEALIYGETAPSISGQ, encoded by the coding sequence ATGTATGATTTAATTGTAATAGGTTCCGGCCCTGCAGGTTATACTGCCGCGCTGCTTGCGGCAAAGGCGGGGATGAAAACTCTCCTTATAGAAAAAAATTTAAACAACCTTGGCGGCACGTGCCTTAATGAAGGGTGCATTCCGCTTAAAGGGCTGCTTCACCACTCATTGCACAGCGCTGATTATCAGAAAATAATATCAATTGTCACACAAAAAATAAGCGGGTTAAGAAGCGGGCTTAAAGCAAGGCTTCAGGCGTGCGGCGTGGAAGTTCTTGAAGCGCAGGTAAAATTTATATCTGCCGGTGAAATTGAAGCGGCGGGAAATAAATATCAGGCAAAAAACTTCCTTATATCCGCCGGGTCTGCCGCGCGCAGGCTGTTTAAAAACGCTAAAGTCAGTTCTCCGGAAATAATATTCAGCTTAAATCCCGTCCCAAAACGCGCGCTTATAATCGGCGGCGGCGTCATAGGGTGCGAATACGCGTCCTTTCTTAATAATATAGGGGTGGAAGTGACAATAGCGGAAGCGGCTCCTTCTGTTTTATTCGGAATGGATGAAGAAGCAGTCCGGACACTTGTCAGGGAATTTAAGAAAAAGAAGATAAAAATCATAAGCGGCGCGGGTATAACAGTTTCCGATGACGGCGGGAAAGTAATAATAGAGAGTAACGGGGTAAAAATTGAAGAACAGTATGACATTATAATAGAAGCTACCGGAAGAGTGCCATATACGGCAGGGCTTAATCTTGAAGCTGCCGGCATTGAAACGGACAAGAAGGGTTTTATTAAAGTTAACGGCGATATGATGACAAACGTAAAGGGTATATACGCCGCGGGCGACTGTATCAACACGCCCATGCTTGCGTATACGGCATATAAAGAAGCGGAAACCGCCGTGGATAATATGGCTACGGGAAAGTCCGGCGATCTTGATTACGCAAGGATACCAAAACTTGTTTTTTCAATGCCGCAGGCGGGCAGCGCGGGTTTTTTGGAATCTGACGCGCGTAAAGAAAATATAGATTATAAAGTGTATAAGTATTTTTTTAAAGGCATCGGCAAAGCAGTGGTGGAAGAAAGCGACGCGGGATTTTTAAAACTTTTAACGGCGGATGACAGGGTGATAGGGGCGTCTGCAGTAGGGTACGAAATTGCGGATATGATGAATGAAATAGGGCTTATAATAAACGCGGGCGTCAGCGTGGAAACAATAAAAAACACAATGCATATACATCCAAGTTATTCAGAGATAATAACAGAAGCCCTGATATACGGCGAGACTGCCCCTTCAATTTCCGGCCAATGA
- a CDS encoding DNA translocase FtsK, giving the protein MAKRSKKAKAASKTKSQPKNQPDYFLAGALGLTALIIFFSFITVRDRNMLGPFGEVIARYLYVLFGKASYALPFIIGFYSFAVFKKEIKYASTRYVAGFAAAVISLSLFLALVVKGGALEIFHMEKVAVLTGRGSKTFWEGMPAVLRVMDGNYKFYTGGFLGYNLAYFLSAWFNIIGAYIVFIILTALSFFLLGKEELLFSAGRFARDAFLNGAEYVRSLFTGGRDAADERIKKVKKPAKKKEEDDEEEDEEEKPMTKKEMKEEAKRLKEQQKAEEQERKKPAKREKINIITPDEPAEKKTKAIQAVVKGDYTLPSIDLLKGNAPDAAGTEKKDYADDAEKLKKTLKDFGVEAEVVNVVDGPVISRFELELATGTKVSRVVNLADDIALSMRVEQVRVAPVPNKSLIGIEVPKSNKKTITLKELIETEAFQDSGSLLTMAIGKDLGGKAIIAELGKMPHLLIAGATGSGKSVCINSIIMSVIYKASPDEVKLVLVDPKRVELTHYRDIPHLISPVITDPKHAAYVLKKLTYEMDYRYDMLAKEGARDINTYNKMASEFNMQLKSEPDFNPEDLKKSLPYIILIIDELADLMTLAKANVEASLQRLAQLARAVGIHIVLATQRPSVDVITGVIKANFPSRIAFQVMSKVDSRTILDMNGADALLGRGDMLYAPADISKPLRGQAAFVSSEEISKVCHFIKKQRKPDISPEFDMKDDDPDLSGDGDSGTGGDEMMKKAIDLAKNKGNISTSYLQRKLGIGYSKAARMIDDMEEKGLITEADGNKPREYIGD; this is encoded by the coding sequence TTGGCTAAAAGATCAAAAAAGGCAAAAGCGGCTTCTAAAACAAAATCACAGCCAAAAAATCAGCCGGACTATTTTCTTGCAGGAGCCCTTGGGCTTACGGCACTGATTATTTTCTTTTCTTTTATAACTGTCAGGGACCGCAACATGCTTGGGCCGTTCGGTGAAGTTATAGCAAGGTACCTGTATGTGCTGTTTGGAAAGGCTTCCTACGCCCTTCCTTTTATAATAGGATTTTATTCGTTTGCCGTTTTTAAAAAAGAGATAAAATATGCCTCAACAAGATACGTCGCCGGATTCGCGGCTGCCGTTATTTCGCTGTCGCTTTTTCTTGCCCTTGTCGTAAAGGGAGGCGCTCTTGAAATCTTTCATATGGAAAAAGTTGCCGTTTTAACGGGAAGGGGATCGAAAACCTTCTGGGAAGGAATGCCGGCGGTTTTAAGGGTAATGGACGGAAACTATAAGTTTTACACGGGAGGGTTTCTGGGATACAACCTTGCGTATTTCCTTTCCGCCTGGTTCAACATTATCGGGGCGTATATCGTATTCATAATCCTTACCGCGCTTTCTTTTTTCCTTCTGGGAAAAGAAGAACTGCTTTTTTCGGCGGGCAGGTTTGCGCGCGACGCTTTTTTAAACGGCGCTGAATATGTAAGGTCGCTTTTTACCGGCGGGCGGGACGCGGCTGATGAACGGATTAAAAAAGTAAAAAAGCCGGCAAAGAAAAAAGAAGAAGACGATGAAGAAGAAGACGAAGAAGAAAAACCCATGACAAAAAAAGAAATGAAGGAAGAGGCAAAAAGGCTTAAAGAACAGCAAAAGGCCGAAGAACAGGAAAGAAAGAAACCGGCCAAACGCGAAAAAATAAATATAATAACCCCTGATGAACCTGCGGAAAAAAAGACCAAGGCAATACAGGCAGTGGTAAAAGGCGACTATACCCTGCCGTCAATTGACCTGTTAAAAGGCAATGCTCCGGATGCTGCAGGAACAGAGAAAAAAGATTACGCGGATGACGCGGAAAAATTAAAAAAGACCCTTAAAGATTTCGGTGTGGAAGCAGAAGTGGTAAACGTTGTGGACGGGCCGGTTATTTCGCGTTTTGAACTTGAACTTGCCACCGGCACTAAAGTGTCGCGCGTGGTAAACCTTGCCGATGACATAGCGCTGTCAATGCGCGTGGAACAGGTGCGCGTGGCGCCGGTTCCAAATAAATCCCTTATTGGCATAGAAGTCCCTAAATCAAACAAGAAAACTATTACATTAAAAGAGCTTATAGAAACCGAAGCCTTTCAGGATTCGGGTTCCCTTCTTACAATGGCGATAGGAAAAGACCTTGGCGGAAAAGCAATAATCGCGGAGCTTGGAAAAATGCCGCATCTATTAATAGCGGGCGCCACCGGTTCGGGTAAAAGCGTGTGCATCAATTCCATTATTATGAGCGTGATATATAAGGCATCGCCCGATGAAGTTAAACTTGTCCTTGTGGACCCCAAGCGCGTGGAACTTACGCACTACCGCGACATACCGCATTTAATATCCCCTGTAATCACTGACCCCAAGCATGCGGCATATGTTTTAAAAAAGCTTACCTATGAAATGGACTACCGTTATGACATGCTTGCAAAGGAAGGCGCCAGGGATATAAACACATATAACAAAATGGCGTCTGAATTTAATATGCAGTTAAAGAGCGAGCCGGATTTTAATCCCGAAGATTTAAAGAAGTCCCTTCCTTATATAATACTGATAATAGACGAACTTGCGGACTTAATGACGCTGGCAAAAGCAAACGTGGAAGCGTCTTTGCAGCGCCTTGCCCAGCTTGCGCGCGCCGTGGGAATTCACATAGTGCTTGCGACCCAGCGCCCGTCGGTTGACGTTATCACCGGCGTTATTAAAGCCAACTTCCCGTCAAGGATAGCTTTTCAGGTAATGTCAAAGGTAGATTCGCGCACAATACTTGACATGAACGGTGCTGACGCGCTTTTAGGGCGCGGCGACATGCTTTACGCGCCGGCTGATATAAGCAAACCTTTAAGAGGTCAGGCGGCATTTGTATCATCCGAAGAAATATCAAAAGTGTGCCACTTTATAAAGAAACAGAGAAAGCCGGATATCTCGCCGGAATTTGACATGAAAGACGACGATCCGGATCTTTCCGGCGACGGCGACAGCGGAACCGGCGGCGACGAGATGATGAAGAAAGCCATAGACCTTGCCAAAAACAAAGGCAATATTTCAACGTCATACCTTCAGAGAAAACTTGGCATAGGCTATTCCAAGGCCGCCCGCATGATAGATGATATGGAAGAAAAAGGGCTTATAACAGAAGCTGACGGCAATAAGCCAAGGGAATACATAGGCGATTAA
- a CDS encoding TM2 domain-containing protein has translation MTTKKQHKGIDEKYCSSCGEVIKAAAEICPHCGVRQPAVSGATPDVSEKWLVSLLLCIFLGALGAHRFYVGKIGTGILMLITFGGCGIWVIIDLILILTQKFTDKSGCAITSK, from the coding sequence ATGACAACAAAAAAACAACATAAAGGTATTGATGAAAAGTATTGTTCCAGCTGCGGGGAAGTGATTAAAGCTGCCGCGGAAATATGCCCGCACTGCGGTGTAAGGCAGCCTGCTGTGTCCGGCGCAACTCCTGATGTTTCTGAAAAATGGCTTGTGTCTCTGCTTCTGTGCATTTTTCTTGGAGCTCTTGGCGCGCACAGGTTCTATGTGGGCAAAATTGGAACGGGAATACTTATGTTAATTACATTTGGCGGATGCGGAATATGGGTAATTATTGACCTTATTCTTATACTTACGCAGAAGTTTACCGATAAAAGCGGCTGCGCGATAACAAGCAAGTAA